GGTGGCCAGCACCTCGCGCTGCATGTCGAGCGGCAGCGCGGTAATCGCGAACTGCACCGATTTCAGCTTCTCGCGCGCCTCCGGCCATTTGCCCTGGCCCGCCAGCGCGACGCCTTTCCACAATTGCGCGTCGTAGGTCGAGGCGATCACCGGATTGGCGACATCCTTCAGTGTCTGCTCCGGCCGCTGCATCAGCGCGCTCGCCGCGGCGTGGCCGATCATCGTCGCGACGTCTTCCTGTCCGGGCTTGACGCCGAGCAGCGCCAGGTCGAGCGCGCCCTTGGCTTCGTGATACAGACCGCGCGCCATGAAGAACCGCGCCAGATCGAGCCGCGCCGGCAGCCGGTCGTCGCCGGTGGCGGTCGACGCCGTCCTGATCCGCGCGTCGAGCGCGTCGGAGAAACGCCCCTCCTGGTCTTTGGCCCATTGGGTGATGTCGAAGAACGGCCGCTCTGCCGAAGAGCCGGCCTGCCCGGCCGGCTCGGCCGACGACAGCGTCAGTCCACCGGGCCGCGACAGCACCACCGCATCGGCGACGGTCTCGACGGTGACGTCGTCGGATTTCAGTTCGATGACCACACCGTGCAGCGATTCCAGCAGGCTGAACTCGACGAAACTCTGCCGCTTGATGAAGCCGCGCGGCGGCGGCAGCGCGGTGATCACCGTCAGCGCGTCGCCGGCCTCCGGATCGGTCAGGCGATGCATCTGGCCGAGGCCGGCGAGCGCCACGGCAACGGTGGCGCGGGCCGGATCGGCGATGTTGCGCACCGCGGTCAACGGCCGCGCGGCGCCGCGCCCCGAATCCGCGAGCGTGATCGACCAGTTCTTGCCGGAGCCGTCGTCGTCGCTCAGCGTCGCGAGTTGCGGACGATCGAGACGCAGGCGGATCGCTTGCCCGTTCGGGAGCTCGACGCGGCTGACATCTCCGACGATGCCGCCACCTTCGCGGCGGATCGAAGTGAGGTCGAACGGTGTCGTGTTGTCGAGTACCAGCCAGATGATGTCGCCGCGCCGGAACAGCGCGGCCGGCGTCGGCGCCGCGAACGCGAATGCGAGGTGCAGGCCATCGGTATTGCGGCGCGCCTCGACCGGTCGTGCTGCGCTGGATAAAGCCGGGTTCGCCGCCGCCGCCGGCGGTTCGGGCGCAGGTGGCAGCTTCGGAGCCTCGACCGCCGCGGCGCGAGCGCCGGCGCGGACGGCCGTCTCCGTCGACGGCCGAGTTGTCTCGCTCGCTGCGGGAGGCGGCGCCGCAACCGGCGCCACCGTGGCCGGAGCCGGCGCGGCCGGGGCCGTGACCACAGGCGCCGCGACAGCCGGTGCCGCGACCGCGGCAGGGGCTGGAGCGTCGCTGCGCGCCGCCGGGCCGGCAGGTGATGCGACGGCCTGGGGCGGCGCGATCACCGGCGGCGTCGCTGCGGCGGCAGCCGGCTTCACCTCCGGCTTGGTACCGGACTTCGCTTCAGATTTGCCATCGGATTTGGTCTCAGGCTTCGCCTCGGCTCGGGCGACATCCGGGGCGCGCGGTGCGGCGGGCGCGGCTTCGCGTTCGAGCCGGGCGATTTCGGGCAGGATGGGCGCCTGCGACGTCTTCTTCGACGGCTCGGCGTCCTGCGGCTGAAAACTGACGTCGACGATGAAGTTCTTGTCCTCACGAAACGAACGCACGTCGGCGCCGCCAATCAGCGCGAAGTCCACGCTCGAGCCGTCACCGTCGATCTTCTGGCCGATCGATCCGACATTCGGCGCGCCGGCGAGTTGTGCATCGGCGAGATCGAAACTCAGTCCGGTGTTGAACAGCACCGTCAGCTTCTTGTCGGTCAGCGTCGACGACACCTGCACGCCGGGCGGCACTTCGAAGATGTAGCGCACGAAAGTCGGCTGCATCGACGCCCGAACGCGGATCGGCGGCTTCTTCTTGACATCCGCCTTGGCCTGTTGGGCGCGTAGCGCGCGCTCCGCCGCGCGGGCGCGTTCGGCCAGCGCCTTGACGACGTCCGGAGGCAGGCCGGGCGGCGCGCCGACCCAATTGTCCGGCAGAAAATCGATATACAGCCGCTCGCCCGCGGACATCGGATTGACGCTGAACTTGCGCAGCAGCGCCAACCGAACCGCGTAGCCGTCGGGATCCAGCCGCGCGGAGCCGATGTAGTTCGGCGCGGACTCCGCGAGCTTGTCGATCGAAATATCCACCGGCCGCTTGAACCGGATCACCACGATCAGGCCGGCCATGACGACGTCGGACTCGACGTCCTCGGCGAGCTTGAACAGCAGCCGCCCGTAGCCTCCGCCCGACTCGAAAATCGCTTCGCCGCGAACCGCCTGCGCGGACGCCGGCCGGGGCGACAGCGCGACGGCGAGCACCAGCCCTAACGCCAGGCAGACTCGTGCGAGGCGCCGACAGAGCGCCTGCGACCAAACTGCAGCGGCAGCCATCCGCGCCATTCGTATCTTCCGGTCAACGACCCTGTTCTGCCGGGCGGGCCGCGCCCCGCCTTCTCGCATTGCTCGCACGTCGCCACGCGCCGACACGGCGCGGCCATCCGCATCGCACTCCACCACGGAAGCCGTTAACGATGGCTTAACCATCGCGTCACACCGCGAAAAGCGACCGCCCGGAAATCGCCCCACGGCCGTATTTTCACCGATTCTACAATCTGTGATTTAAATCGGTCGGCTGAGCACGTTATTCGTAGTATGACCGGCCCGGATCCCAGCCTCGATTGTTGAATGGTATCCAATTGCCCCACGCGTAGTTATTGCAGCGGCTTCACTTAGGATCGCGTCCGTCATGCTGTTGAAGGGATTGTACAAAGTCGAATTCGAAACACCTCGCCGCAAGGCCGTGGGGGTGTTGTTTGCAGAGGGCGGCAAGCTGCGCGGCGGTAGTTCGGCGTTCGCCTTCATCGGATCCTACGAGCAGGACGGCCGCTCCATCCGCGGCGAGGTGACCAGTCGCCGCCACACCGTCGATCCGAGCCTTCCCTCCGTGTTCGGTGTCGACGAGGTCCGCGTCGATTTCCACGGCTCGTCGATCGGCGATTTCGCGCAGGTCGAAGGCGTCGCGGCGGAAGCCCCGACGCTGGGCTTCAAGGCCGTGCTGACGCGGATCTGCGATTGACCCCACGCCCGTCGGGTCCGGCCGAGCTATGGCCGGGCCGGTATCGGCCGGCCCTCGATCTTCGGCAGTGCCGCGGCCGACGCAGTGGCCGCGCTCTTGCCGGTGGCGCGGCGCGCCAGTTCGACGGTCAGCTTCTCGGCGGCCTCCGGAGTCATCAGCCCCATGATGTCGGACATCTTGCGTGGCGCGATCTGCGACGCGATCTCGATCAGCACCGGCATTTCCAGCCGGTCGAAGATCTTGGCGGCGTCCTTCGGCTTCATCGCCTCGTACATCGTGATGATGCCCTTGAAGCGCGCGACGTCGGCCTCGGATTTCTGTTCGGTCGCCTTGCCGATCTGGCCCTCGGTCGCCTTCATCTCCTCGACGCGGGACTCGATCCGCTTCTCCGCGGCCTTGAGCAGGCTCTCGCGGATCTCGACTTCGCGCGCCCGCGCATCGAGCTCCTGCCGACGCGCCTGCAGCCGCTCCAGGATCGCACGCTCGGACGGAGAAATGCCCGGCGGCTGTTCGACCGGCGGCTCGACGAGCTTGACCTCCGCCGGCGCGGCCACCGCCGGCTCTTCCTTCTTCGGCGGCGCCGGCACCGAGCCAGTGATGTCGGACGCGAGTTCGGAATCCACCGGTTTGGTATTGCCGCCCGGGAAGTTGAAGTTGGACTGCGCCCATGACGGCTTGGTCGCTTTCGGATCGTAATCGAACACATAGCCGCCATCCAGCAGCAGGCCGGCGATCTTCAGCACTGCGAGGCCGAGGATCGCGACCAGAACCACCGGAAGGATGCGGATGTCTCGAAATGCGTTCATGCAGCCAGGCCGCTGTGTCGTCGCCGCTCGGCGAAGGCCTCCGCGGCAGCCGCATTGGCGCGCGCCGGCGACAACACCGCCTCGTCGGTCTGCTCCGACGACGGCCGCGCCGCGGCGACGATCTTCGACAGCCGGCGCAGCACGCTGTCGCCTTCGGCGAGTTGCTTCTTGAGATGTTCGGACAGCGCCGTCGCCGAGGCGATGTCGCGGCCGAGATTGTCGTTGACCTCACGCACCGTGAGCTTGAGCCCGCCGATCGCGCGTTCGGCGATCTCGGTGACGGTGATCAGTTCGCCGATCGTCGCCTTCAATGATTGCTCGTCGGCCCTGAGGCGGAGCAGCCGCTTGTTGAGCAGCCAGCAATAGCCGATCGTCAGGATCAGCAGCACAGCGACCAGACTTTCGATGACCAGTCCGAGAGTATGGCTCATTGTGCCTCCATCATTTTGCTTTGCTCGTCGGTCCGCTCGAACATCGCGTAGGTCGTGACCGGCTTGCGCAATGGTTTGGTGACGCGGATGGCGACGCGATCGCCGACCCGGCCCATTCGTCCTTCCGTCAGCGTGACGCTGCCGCAGCGCACCGCGACCAGCGCGTCGGCGCGCAGATCCAGCGGCAGCGTGTCGCCGACCTGCAGCGCCATCAACTGCCGCAGCGGCACCTCCGCCTCGTACAATACGGCGTCGACGGAAATGTCGGCCTGGCCGATCTCGGTGGCGAGATGGCCCTCCCAGACCTGGTCACGGCCGAATTTCTCGCCCATGAACATCTGCATCAGCACGCCGCGGATCGGTTCGATCGTGGCGTAAGGCAACAGCAGCTCGATATTGCCGCCGCGGTCTTCCATGTCGATGTGCAGACGGACCAGGATCGCCGCATTGGCCGGGCGGCTGATCGCGGCGAAGCGCGGATTGGTTTCGAGCCGGTCGATCGAGAACGCCACCGGCGACAGCGGCCGGAACGCCTGCTCGGCGTCGGCGAGCACGACTTCCAGCAACCGCTTCACCAGATTGGTTTCGATCGTGGTGTAGGGCCGACCCTCGATCCGGATCGCGGCCTGGCCGCGCCGGCCGCCGAGCAGCACGTCGATCATCGAATAGATCAGGCTCGAATCGACCGTGGCCAATCCGAAATTCTGCCACTCCTCGGCCTTGAACACGCACAGCACCGCCGGCAGCGGGATCGAGTTCATGTAGTCGCTGAAGCGCACCGAGGTGATGCGGTCGAGCGAGACTTCGACGTTGTCGGAGGTGAAATTGCGCAGGCTCGTCGTCATCAACCGCACCAAGCGGTCGAACACGATTTCGAGCATCGGCAAGCGCTCGTAGGAGACCATCGCCGAATCGATGATCGCGCGGATGCCGGAGTTCTCGTCGAGATGCACCTCGCCGACGCTGAAGCCGAGGAGATTGTCGATCTCCTCCTGCGACAACACGCGCTCGCCGCTGTTCTTGCCGGTGCCGCCGAGATCGCGACCGCCGTCCTCGACCATGGCGGCCCATTGTTCCGCCATGGTTCCGGTGAGTTCGTTCTCCTCGGCCGCCTTCGCGGCGGCCTCGGGGTCTTCCGACGCCATCGACGCTTCCCATTGGGCGGCGATGGCGTCTTGATCGAGTTGTTCCTGGCCAGCCATGTCAGCTCACTGCACCAGTACTTCCTTGAACAGCACCGCTGTCACCTGCGCCGGCGCGATCGCGACGTTGACGCGTCGGGTCAGTTCTTCCTTCATCCGGAACATCCCGACCGAGCCGTTGAGATCGCCGGAGCGCAGTTCGCGCAAATACGTCTGAAACAGATCGGTGATCCGCGGCATCGTCGGCTTGATCTGCTCGACCAGCTTTTCGTCCTTCAGCTCGAGCACGATCTTGGCCTTGAGGTACTGCACCCGCTCGCCCGGCGAGCCGGCGAGATTGACCATGATCTCCGGTACCTCGACGAAGGTCGGCGGCTTCACCTTCTCGGCCGCCTCTGCGTGTTCTTTCTCGGCGTCGTGCCCCTTGGACATGAAGAACCACGCGCCGCCGCCACCGCCGATCAGCACCAGCGCGGCCGCGGCGGCAATGATGATGAGCTTCTTCTTGCTCTTCGGCGCGCCGCCTTCGCCGGCCTCGGCGCCGTCTTCCGGTTTGTCTGGGTCTGCCATGTGGCCGCAGGTCCGCGTTGCGAGAAGAGCCGCTGTGCCGCCCAGGCGAACCGTAAACGCGAGACTGAAGCCGCCAGCGCACGAAGCCCTGATCCGACAACGCTATGGCGCAATGGTTAACGGAACCTTTCCAGGCAGCCCCAGCTAGGAAGATTCTGCCGGGTGACATGGTCAACAAGTCCCTAATTTGCCGGGCCTTCCCACCCTACAAAACGAGTAAAATATTGATTTTACTTATTTTTTCGAGTTGGCACGACCCTCGCAAGAAACATCGGCGAGCCGCTGCTTGGGAGAGCGCCGGTTCGAGGCGATCCGCGGAAGGTCTGGGAGGACC
The DNA window shown above is from Rhodopseudomonas palustris HaA2 and carries:
- a CDS encoding DUF6468 domain-containing protein gives rise to the protein MSHTLGLVIESLVAVLLILTIGYCWLLNKRLLRLRADEQSLKATIGELITVTEIAERAIGGLKLTVREVNDNLGRDIASATALSEHLKKQLAEGDSVLRRLSKIVAAARPSSEQTDEAVLSPARANAAAAEAFAERRRHSGLAA
- the fliL gene encoding flagellar basal body-associated protein FliL, whose translation is MADPDKPEDGAEAGEGGAPKSKKKLIIIAAAAALVLIGGGGGAWFFMSKGHDAEKEHAEAAEKVKPPTFVEVPEIMVNLAGSPGERVQYLKAKIVLELKDEKLVEQIKPTMPRITDLFQTYLRELRSGDLNGSVGMFRMKEELTRRVNVAIAPAQVTAVLFKEVLVQ
- the fliM gene encoding flagellar motor switch protein FliM, with protein sequence MAGQEQLDQDAIAAQWEASMASEDPEAAAKAAEENELTGTMAEQWAAMVEDGGRDLGGTGKNSGERVLSQEEIDNLLGFSVGEVHLDENSGIRAIIDSAMVSYERLPMLEIVFDRLVRLMTTSLRNFTSDNVEVSLDRITSVRFSDYMNSIPLPAVLCVFKAEEWQNFGLATVDSSLIYSMIDVLLGGRRGQAAIRIEGRPYTTIETNLVKRLLEVVLADAEQAFRPLSPVAFSIDRLETNPRFAAISRPANAAILVRLHIDMEDRGGNIELLLPYATIEPIRGVLMQMFMGEKFGRDQVWEGHLATEIGQADISVDAVLYEAEVPLRQLMALQVGDTLPLDLRADALVAVRCGSVTLTEGRMGRVGDRVAIRVTKPLRKPVTTYAMFERTDEQSKMMEAQ
- a CDS encoding MotE family protein, producing MNAFRDIRILPVVLVAILGLAVLKIAGLLLDGGYVFDYDPKATKPSWAQSNFNFPGGNTKPVDSELASDITGSVPAPPKKEEPAVAAPAEVKLVEPPVEQPPGISPSERAILERLQARRQELDARAREVEIRESLLKAAEKRIESRVEEMKATEGQIGKATEQKSEADVARFKGIITMYEAMKPKDAAKIFDRLEMPVLIEIASQIAPRKMSDIMGLMTPEAAEKLTVELARRATGKSAATASAAALPKIEGRPIPARP